A window of Trichomycterus rosablanca isolate fTriRos1 chromosome 5, fTriRos1.hap1, whole genome shotgun sequence contains these coding sequences:
- the asb5b gene encoding ankyrin repeat and SOCS box protein 5b: MTGFLEMRPFGSQYTNVYLSIFALFCFKLFVKISLNILTHFYVVKGNRKEAARIAAEFYDFGQGHTQTDMPEVPDTDQSGNTARKRKSDRSDELFYRKRSRWGILTSQGSWADRSPLHEAASQGRLLALRTLLTQGYSANLVTIDHITPLHEACLGDHVACARALIEAGANLNATTIDGVTPLFNACSAGSAQCSEVLLEHGANPQPEPCQPSPIHEASSKGRSACVEALITWGADVDYDIPHLGTSLYIACASRELQCTRKLLDGGANVQKGRFLDTPLHAAAQKDCPGIINVLLEFGANINARNLELQRPVETAPPSSQAECMLLHYEVTPRSLSELCRLSIREYLGRTRLHLIPQLRLPTLLHRFLQHR; this comes from the exons ATGACTGGTTTTCTGGAGATGCGTCCGTTCGGCTCGCAATACACAAACGTTTATCTGTCCATATTCGCCCTGTTCTGCTTCAAGCTCTTCGTGAAGATCAGCCTGAACATCCTCACACACTTCTACGTGGTAAAGGGCAACCGGAAGGAGGCGGCTCGCATTGCAGCCGAGTTCTACGATTTCGGCCAGGGCCACA CACAAACAGACATGCCCGAAGTTCCCGACACGGATCAGTCCGGTAACACCGCAAGGAAGAGAAAATCCGACCGTTCAGATGAGTTATTCTACAGAAAGAGATCTCGCTGGGGGATTTTAACCAGTCAGG GCTCATGGGCTGATCGTTCTCCGCTCCATGAAGCTGCAAGCCAGGGACGCCTACTGGCCCTCAGGACCCTACTCACACAG GGTTACAGTGCGAATCTGGTGACCATCGATCACATAACTCCTCTGCACGAGGCGTGTTTGGGGGATCATGTCGCGTGTGCCAGGGCGCTCATCGAGGCCGGAGCTAAC cttaaTGCTACCACTATAGACGGCGTGACCCCGCTGTTTAATGCCTGTTCTGCAGGCAGTGCACAGTGTTCAGAGGTGCTGCTGGAGCACGGTGCCAACCCACAACCCGAGCCATGCCAACCCTCACCCATTCACGAGGCTAGCAGCAAAG gtCGGTCGGCGTGTGTGGAGGCGTTGATAACGTGGGGGGCCGACGTGGACTATGACATTCCTCACCTGGGAACGTCGCTCTACATCGCCTGCGCCTCCCGGGAGCTGCAGTGCACGCGCAAACTTCTAGATGGAG GTGCCAATGTGCAGAAGGGGCGTTTCCTGGACACCCCGCTTCATGCGGCGGCACAGAAAGACTGCCCCGGTATCATCAACGTGCTGCTGGAGTTCGGCGCCAACATCAACGCTCGAAACCTGGAGCTGCAGAGACCGGTGGAGACAGCGCCCCCTAGCAGCCAGGCAGAGTGCATGTTACTGCACTACGAAG TTACGCCGCGCTCTCTGAGCGAGCTGTGCCGGTTGAGTATCCGGGAGTATTTGGGTCGTACGAGGCTGCACCTCATCCCTCAGCTCAGACTGCCCACTTTGCTCCACAGATTCCTGCAGCACAGATag